Below is a genomic region from bacterium.
GATGTGGACTTTCGCTATTATTTGCTGGCGCTGTTGAACCGGCGGTGGATGATATTGACGATCACGATATTCGTCGTGGTCGGTACGACCGTCTACAGCTTCTTTCAAACTCCCCAGTACCGGGCCAGAAGTATTGTGGATATCTCCCCCCCGCCTATGTATATCATGCTGCCGGATTCTGCCGCCCAGTCCGTGATGTACAAAAAAGATTCCTTTATTAATACAGAGTACAGGCTACTTCAAGGACGTGATATGGCAAAAGGCGTAGCCAAGCGTCTCAATCTTACAAGAAAAGATATTAAAGCTGATTGGATTAAGAAGCCGAACAGCCGGGAAGAAGAACTGAGTGAAATAGCTTCGAAACTGTTGAAGATGCTTAAAGTCACTCCCGTGCCCGAAACAAATCTATGCGAAATCGTCATACTCAGTCCAGACCCCAAACTCTCGATGATTCTCGCAAATGGTTGGGCCCAGGAATATGTGGAACGTCGCCTGGACTCGATGCAGCAATATACGAGAAGGGCCGAAGAACTGCTGCTGGAACAGGTCAAGTCACTACAGCAAAGTATTGTAGAGAAAGAAAAGGAGCTTCATGATTACAGCCTGGAACAGAAAATTTTTAAGGTAGATAATTCGAAGTCCTTATCCAGTGAAGAACTGACAGGTGTGAATAACTCGCTGGCAGCCGCCAAGCAGGAGCGTATTTCTGCGCAGGTTCGCTATTTTGCTATGAAATCGGCGAGACGGGAATCGATCCCGGAAGTGAATCAGCATCACTCAGTCTCCCGCAAACGGGAAGAATATGTGAAGCTCCAGACCGAATACGCTGAAAAAGCCAGAATTTACAAGGAAAATTATCCGGAAATGATCCGGTTGCGAAACCAGTTGGAAGTGGTTCAAAAATCATTGGAGCCTGCTGTCGAACAAGCTTACAGGGAAGTACTGGGAGTTGCTCAAGCCCAGTATCAAACAGCATTGGCAAAGGAACAAGCTCTTCAAGGACAACTGGAGGGGGCCAAGCGTAACTCCGTTGAAGCCGGCCAAAAGGAAAGGCCTTATGACCGGATGACTATGGAAATAGAAAACAAGAAACAGCTTCTTACGTTATTGCTGCAAAAACAGAATCAAGCGGATGTTCAGGCAGATGTGCAGGAGAAATCGACCCCTACTTCAAGAATTATCGAGTTAGCAGAGCTTCCAAAAGAAATCTTTACGCCAAACATCAAGAAGAATATCCTCTTGTCGATTCTGGCAGGGGTTCTGGGAAGTTTGGCTCTTGCTCTCTTATTGGAATACTTTGATAGAAGTTTGAAAACTCCTGAGGATGTTGAGACTCATCTTCAACTGCCTTTCCTGGGTCTTGTGCCACACTACTTGCCCTCGCACCACAATGGAAACAACAATTCATCGAAGGCATTGGCTAAGAAAGAAACGGCAACCGAAACAAGTATCGATAAGTATATTCCCTATCGTCTTAGCATGAATGATCTGAATTCATCTGCGTCAGAAGCCTTGAAGACACTTCGTACATCTCTTCTACTTTCCTTTCCTGGTAGACCGCCCCGTACAGTGCTGATTACCAGCAGCAGAGCAGGAGAAGGGAAGACCTTTATCGCTTGCAATCTTGCTTTAACGTTAACACAACTGGAAAAAAGAGTTGTGATCGTTGACGCCGATATGCGAAATCCGCGCCTTCATAAGGTTTGGGACCTGAAAAATTCAACCGGTTTAAGCATCTATTTGACCAGCGATGTCAGCGCCGCATCGGTCATGCGTCCCGGTCCTTCCGAAAGATTATCCTTGATCTCCAGCGGTCCAAAAACACCAAGGCCGGCAGAACTGCTTTCTTCAACTCGATTCGAAGAACTGATGACCGAATTACAAAAAACTTTCGACTTTGTCATTGTTGATTCACCTCCTGTCCTGCCGGTTACCGACTCCGTGATTATCGCATCAAGAGTAGACACGGTCCTGATGGTCGTTCGTGGAGGCGCAACCCCTCGTGATGTGGTCAAAATGGCCAAGAAGAAATTGTCCAAGTCTAACAGCACCATTGTCGGTACCGTTTTAAACGCCATTGACTTGACCGATCCCTATTATTACTACCGATATTACACAGAGTATTCCTACTATGCCGAGGCTGCGGGTGAGGCGCCCCCCCCAAAGTCTTCTTGACGAAGTCTTCAAGTCCGCAATCTTGAATCCTGCGTATAGTCATGAAGCATGAATCATCGAGTGATTTTGGGGTTCGAACACGGTGTCCTTGGCGGAGTAGACATATTCTCATTGAATTTGCTGGAGGAACTCACTCGCAGAAATGTTGCCACATCTATCCTGGTGACGAATCACTTTCGGGAGCAGCCGTATGCGCTCCCCTTGCCGCAGAATCTCCCCATCCATAAATTACCGATTCGAAAAAGTGACCCCTGGCCTGCACGCTGGCAGGAGATGATCCGCTTTCTGGAAGCAGAAGCTCCCTGCATTTATATTCCGAACTATGACTTCAACTACTCCTGCGTTGCGCCAAAACTTTCGAAGAATGTGATCATTGCCGGCATCGTTCATAGCGATGATCCCGTGCATTACGAGCACTTCCTCCGAATGGGTAAATACTGGAACGGAGTTGTAAGCGTTAGCAAAGAGATCGCCGAACGACTGAAAGCACTCGATCCTACGGTCTCAGATCGACTTGTCACGATTCCTTATGGCGTTCCAATATCCGGCTCTTTTCCGGAGCGTCGCGATTCTGACAATGCTCCCTTGCGAATTGTGTATGCAGGTAGACTGGTGCAGCGCCAGAAACAGGTGCTCCTCTTGCCTGAAATCTTTGAAAGAATAGTTGAGCAGGAAAGCAACATAGAAATAACAATTATTGGCGACGGACCTGAGCGGGGCGAATTGATGAAGCGGTGTGAAAACTTGTCTGCGAAAGGACTGATTCGATTTGCGGGAAAAGTGACGAATCAGGATCTTCTGCGTCATTTTTCAACTCAGGATGTCGTCGTTCTGGTATCGGACTTTGAAGGAATGCCGGTAAGCATTTTAGAAGCCATGGGGCAGGGTTGCGTTCCGGTTGTATCGGAGATCCGGAGTGGGATACCGGAAATTATTCGAGATGGCCACAATGGATTCATCGTCTCTGCGGCCGACTCGAATCTATTTGCGCAACGAATAGTACGGCTTGCCCGGGACAGATCGCTCAGACAAACATTGTCTTTCCATGCGTATAACACGATCCGGGATCATTATGAATTGAAACAAATGGGCGATAAATACTTGAGGTTGTTTGAACGCTTGACCCAAAAAGCTGCGAATGGAACTTATGTGCGACCCAAAGGACCTATCACATATCCAAAAAGTTTGAGAGTAACCTGGAAAGATCAGTTGCCGAAAACAGTGCGGCTTGTGGGACGTTACGGAAAAACACTGTTAAAACGGATCGGTACCGTATTTGAGATCAACTCACCCAAAAATAGAACTTAAGCTGTATGGTCGACTGTTCGATTTGCTATAATCAATGTCACCGTGAATGAGCCACTTTCGTGATCTGTTACGCCACATCCTCAAGCCTCCCGATGTAAAGTCAAAATTCAGGAGTTTCAAGGCTCTCTATCAGCACTGGAAGATTACGCCTGGTCCTTCCCCTAGCCGGTCTATTCACAGCATTTTACTTTTCATTTCGAGGTGGATGAAACCCAAATCAAAATCAATTGTGGTAAGGAGACCAGGTTTCCTGAAAATGTTCCTCTTGAATTGGAGAAAGCCCAAGCCACGGGTCGACTCCGAATACAAGACTCCAAACCTTTTTCTTTATTCCTTGAGAAGAAAAAAGCCGCTAAACCTGGAGAAACCGAAACAGTCCCATATCCTCATGCATGCTTTGAAAGCCCCGCCGCGCATGACTTCTTGGTCTTTCAGAGAATCATTTCGGATGTGGCGCATCGTTCTCCGGGAGACGTTTAGGCGGAAGGTTCCAACAGTTTCGGAAGAAGCTCGCAACCCCTCAAATCGAGAAATGGCACTCGTGCAACTGCGCAAAGATAGCGCCCGCATCAAAGAGAGTGCTGATCTGTTGTTGTCCGGATTTGTAACAAAGGTCCTTCCGCACTGGAAGAAAGCCCTTGTTGCCATGTTTCTTTTTCTACCGGTCCTTGAAATA
It encodes:
- a CDS encoding polysaccharide biosynthesis tyrosine autokinase → MDDKKAFLNDQKQFGFQPPLESEQRDVDFRYYLLALLNRRWMILTITIFVVVGTTVYSFFQTPQYRARSIVDISPPPMYIMLPDSAAQSVMYKKDSFINTEYRLLQGRDMAKGVAKRLNLTRKDIKADWIKKPNSREEELSEIASKLLKMLKVTPVPETNLCEIVILSPDPKLSMILANGWAQEYVERRLDSMQQYTRRAEELLLEQVKSLQQSIVEKEKELHDYSLEQKIFKVDNSKSLSSEELTGVNNSLAAAKQERISAQVRYFAMKSARRESIPEVNQHHSVSRKREEYVKLQTEYAEKARIYKENYPEMIRLRNQLEVVQKSLEPAVEQAYREVLGVAQAQYQTALAKEQALQGQLEGAKRNSVEAGQKERPYDRMTMEIENKKQLLTLLLQKQNQADVQADVQEKSTPTSRIIELAELPKEIFTPNIKKNILLSILAGVLGSLALALLLEYFDRSLKTPEDVETHLQLPFLGLVPHYLPSHHNGNNNSSKALAKKETATETSIDKYIPYRLSMNDLNSSASEALKTLRTSLLLSFPGRPPRTVLITSSRAGEGKTFIACNLALTLTQLEKRVVIVDADMRNPRLHKVWDLKNSTGLSIYLTSDVSAASVMRPGPSERLSLISSGPKTPRPAELLSSTRFEELMTELQKTFDFVIVDSPPVLPVTDSVIIASRVDTVLMVVRGGATPRDVVKMAKKKLSKSNSTIVGTVLNAIDLTDPYYYYRYYTEYSYYAEAAGEAPPPKSS
- a CDS encoding glycosyltransferase family 4 protein; this translates as MNHRVILGFEHGVLGGVDIFSLNLLEELTRRNVATSILVTNHFREQPYALPLPQNLPIHKLPIRKSDPWPARWQEMIRFLEAEAPCIYIPNYDFNYSCVAPKLSKNVIIAGIVHSDDPVHYEHFLRMGKYWNGVVSVSKEIAERLKALDPTVSDRLVTIPYGVPISGSFPERRDSDNAPLRIVYAGRLVQRQKQVLLLPEIFERIVEQESNIEITIIGDGPERGELMKRCENLSAKGLIRFAGKVTNQDLLRHFSTQDVVVLVSDFEGMPVSILEAMGQGCVPVVSEIRSGIPEIIRDGHNGFIVSAADSNLFAQRIVRLARDRSLRQTLSFHAYNTIRDHYELKQMGDKYLRLFERLTQKAANGTYVRPKGPITYPKSLRVTWKDQLPKTVRLVGRYGKTLLKRIGTVFEINSPKNRT